From the genome of Papaver somniferum cultivar HN1 chromosome 2, ASM357369v1, whole genome shotgun sequence, one region includes:
- the LOC113349408 gene encoding uncharacterized protein LOC113349408 produces MCTMKCNLNVQKRAFLAEQVSSIITHKTPPEYKDPGCPNIACTIGKHKIEHTYVGASVNLLPYFVYEQLGLGDLKPTNVTLQLADRSIKIPRGVVEDILVQVDSFVYPVDFIILDTQPVADPSGQIPIILGRPFLATANAIIKCRNGIMELTFGSWKMEVNVFIVARSPPDFNDHETVCMIDEIVHDTFLQNHLEDPLQACLTHFGEDITDDSVICEVNALLESTPLLDTSSKWKPKIEPFVLSESRLVPSVEKAPTLTLKTLPDTLKYVYLGSENTLPVIIASNLTLEQESKLVNVLREHRTTIGWSIIDLKGISPSDCMYHIYLEENSKTSREMQRRLNPNMKEVVREEVLKMLDAGIIYPISDSTWVSPVQVVPEKSGITVVKNKHNELIPTGRPPGGVYALTIGD; encoded by the coding sequence ATGTGCACTATGAAATGTAATTTGAATGTGCAGAAAAGAGCTTTTCTTGCTGAACAGGTGAGCTCTATTATTACGCATAAAACGCCGCCTGAATACAAAGATCCTGGTTGTCCTAATATTGCTTGCACTATAGGAAAACACAAGATTGAGCATACTTATGTAGGAGCTAGTGTGAATCTTTTGCCTTATTTTGTATATGAACAACTAGGACTTGGTGACTTGAAACCCACTAATGTCACACTCCAATTGGCTGATAGGTCTATTAAAATTCCTAGAGGAGTGGTAGAAGATATTCTTGTGCAGGTTGATAGCTTtgtttatcctgtggattttattattCTAGATACACAACCTGTGGCAGACCCTAGTGGTCAAATTCCTATTATTTTAGGACGACCTTTCTTAGCAACCGCTAATGCGATCATAAAATGTAGGAATGGTATTATGGAACTTACTTTTGGTAGTTGGAAAATGGAAGTGAATGTCTTTATTGTTGCACGTTCTCCTCCTGATTTTAATGACCATGAAACTGTTTGTATGATTGATGAAATTGTTCATGATACTTTCTTGCAGAATCATTTAGAAGATCCATTACAAGCATGTTTAACTCATTTTGGGGAGGATATAactgatgatagtgttatttgtgaagtcaatgcattGTTAGAATCCACCCCACTGCTGGACACTAGTAGTAAATGGAAGCCTAAAATTGAACCATTTGTACTGTCCgaatctcgactagttccatcagtcgagaaagctccgaccttgaCTCTTAAGACATTGCCTGACACTTTAAAATATGTTTACTTAGGCTCTGAAAacactttacctgtcattattgcTTCTAATCTCACActagaacaggaaagtaagctggTAAATGTCCTTAGAGAACATAGAACGACTATAGGTTGGTCCATTATAGATTTGAAAGGTATTAGTCCTAGCGATTGTATGTATCATATCTACTTAGAAGAGAACTCTAAAACATCTAGAGAAATGCAACGTAGGCTaaatcctaacatgaaagaggtagtaaGAGAGGAAGTTCTGAAAATGTTGGATGCAGGTATCATTTACCCGATATCCGACAGTActtgggtcagccctgttcaagTTGTACCCGAGAAATCAGGAATTACCGTAGTCAAGAATAAACATAATGAATTGATTCCCACCGGCAGACCACCGGGTGGCGTGTATGCATTGACTATAGGAGATTGA